From Sardina pilchardus chromosome 9, fSarPil1.1, whole genome shotgun sequence, a single genomic window includes:
- the LOC134092559 gene encoding ly6/PLAUR domain-containing protein 1-like isoform X1: protein MRSFVLLACLCGCVLSSGIPVCERCVCVSVWPMQMQCYHCEESLLDNDCSSPRFIVNCTANIQNACQKEVIHSQDGVVTYRKQCASYSTCLITSAGYQSFCSPGRRGSICISCCNTPLCNGPRPPRFNPAPRHGPPAPSVLLPLAAAMAALPSLFLL from the exons ATGCGATCGTTTGTTCTTCTCGCCTGTTTGTGTGGATGCGTCTTGAGCTCAG GCATCCCAGTGTgtgagcgttgtgtgtgtgtctcagtctggCCAATGCAGATGCAATGCTACCATTGTGAGGAGAGTCTGCTGGACAACGACTGCTCCTCACCAAGGTTCATCGTCAACTGCACGGCCAACATCCAAAATGCCTGTCAGAAGGAGGTGATCCACAGCCAGGATG gAGTGGTCACCTACCGTAAGCAGTGTGCGTCCTACAGCACGTGCCTGATCACCTCGGCAGGGTACCAGTCCTTCTGCAGCCCGGGGCGCAGGGGCTCTATCTGCATCAGCTGCTGCAACACGCCGCTGTGTAATGGCCCCCGGCCCCCCCGCTTCAACCCCGCGCCGCGCCACGGGCCGCCCGCTCCCAGCGTCCTGCTGCCGCTGGCCGCCGCCATGGCCGCACTGCCCAGCCTCTTCCTGCTGTGA
- the LOC134092559 gene encoding ly6/PLAUR domain-containing protein 1-like isoform X2 — translation MRSFVLLACLCGCVLSSVWPMQMQCYHCEESLLDNDCSSPRFIVNCTANIQNACQKEVIHSQDGVVTYRKQCASYSTCLITSAGYQSFCSPGRRGSICISCCNTPLCNGPRPPRFNPAPRHGPPAPSVLLPLAAAMAALPSLFLL, via the exons ATGCGATCGTTTGTTCTTCTCGCCTGTTTGTGTGGATGCGTCTTGAGCTCAG tctggCCAATGCAGATGCAATGCTACCATTGTGAGGAGAGTCTGCTGGACAACGACTGCTCCTCACCAAGGTTCATCGTCAACTGCACGGCCAACATCCAAAATGCCTGTCAGAAGGAGGTGATCCACAGCCAGGATG gAGTGGTCACCTACCGTAAGCAGTGTGCGTCCTACAGCACGTGCCTGATCACCTCGGCAGGGTACCAGTCCTTCTGCAGCCCGGGGCGCAGGGGCTCTATCTGCATCAGCTGCTGCAACACGCCGCTGTGTAATGGCCCCCGGCCCCCCCGCTTCAACCCCGCGCCGCGCCACGGGCCGCCCGCTCCCAGCGTCCTGCTGCCGCTGGCCGCCGCCATGGCCGCACTGCCCAGCCTCTTCCTGCTGTGA
- the LOC134092558 gene encoding N-alpha-acetyltransferase 80, producing MRETTMSDGELCAVALHQRWDLVDACAKLLNAQWTRSHGARVHSLRQSCPAFPVCLLLLRRYPLGGGTPDALLGHARLSKVLGSRSLFVESVVVSQAERGKGYGRALMTEVEAYARKKGYRRLCLTTHDQQYFYAHLGYVLSTPVQNVGNLGKIMPTELLHKFCRAPQHQEVEEGHRGGVVDGGGGDGHYKPAVRRAEPPNPPPPAPPPPPPGSVPPCPPPLPPLIPPLPPLSIPLPPLSIPPPPPPPPPCLPPPPIAALTSIPAPHPPPPPPPPPPPPPPPLHTSHKTPTSPPGAQTLDVTPYRDAKGMAIFWMHKDI from the exons ATGAGAGAGACTACCAT GAGTGATGGGGAGCTGTGTGCGGTCGCACTGCACCAGCGCTGGGATTTGGTGGACGCGTGCGCTAAGCTTCTGAACGCCCAGTGGACCAGGAGCCACGGAGCCCGCGTCCACTCCCTGCGCCAGTCCTGCCCGGCCTTCCCCgtgtgcctgctgctgctgcgccgcTATCCTCTGGGTGGGGGCACGCCAGACGCCCTGCTGGGCCACGCCCGGCTCTCCAAGGTCCTGGGCTCTCGGAGCCTTTTCGTGGAGTCTGTGGTGGTGTCGCAggcggagagggggaaagggtaTGGGAGGGCGCTGATGACAGAGGTCGAGGCGTACGCACGCAAGAAGGGCTATAGACGGCTGTGTCTGACCACGCACGATCAGCAGTACTTCTACGCGCACCTGGGCTACGTGTTGTCAACGCCCGTGCAGAACGTGGGCAACCTGGGCAAGATCATGCCCACGGAGCTCCTGCACAAGTTTTGCCGAGCGCCGCAGCaccaggaggtggaggagggacacagagggggggtggtggacggtggaggaggggatggaCATTACAAACCGGCCGTCAGGAGAGCAGAGCCtcccaaccccccacctcctgcccctccaccacctccaccaggcTCTGTCCCTCCTTGTCCTCCACCTCTACCTCCCTTAATacctcctcttccacctctctctattcctcttccacctctctctattcctcctcctcctcctcctcctcctccttgtcttcCACCACCTCCTATTGCTGCACTCACCTCTATTCCTGcaccccacccacctcctcctcctcctcctcctcctccaccaccaccaccaccacttcacACTTCCCACAAGACCCCCACATCACCTCCTGGGGCTCAGACGCTCGATGTGACGCCGTACCGAGACGCCAAAGGCATGGCCATCTTCTGGATGCACAAAGACATTTGA
- the LOC134092395 gene encoding uncharacterized protein LOC134092395 codes for MSLRSATLQLWALLLGLLGSTMYIQAEDSDADTCLPIPSPSEPSDTNYKALRNLEEQCENKGLQDGQSSAVMLFLRNCSGQMEHGRSEYVDVEHLEERAEDVASLYSGLHLPASVGGGFFLNISCLLESQNELNCSWDATVIPDDAQYSTSGLLCGMQENMVGSWNCTTYRLGNLTGCQGKTKDVRVTEDQDQDHFQIIIRVNVSLSGFWYIHTETFESEIIEKPDPPKIANASFKGLSGNCSLEIQWVEALTPHCLIHEIKIYDEVITLNIILKGVKKFSHLEPNIDRTRKYTVWMRVASLCTMGEKSGPWSDWTKPMVVGPDKEPQPEYSTVMILAIVLGLPMILLVFLLVFCKLQRIVCQPIPRPANRVKIILEKDYGIQSEPEKQAEEFFIEHVTEMDVK; via the exons ATGTCCCTCAGGTCAGCTACGCTCCAGCTCTGGGCCCTCTTGCTGGGGTTACTGGGGAGCACCATGTACATCCAGGCAGAAGACTCAGATGCAG ATACATGTCTGCCTATTCCATCTCCAAGCGAACCTTCCGATACAAATTACAAGGCTCTGCGGAATTTAGAAGAACAATGTGAAAACAAGGGTCTTCAGGATGGACAG agtaGTGCAGTCATGCTATTTCTGAGGAACTGCAGTGGACAGATGGAACATGGCAGAAGTGAATATGTAGATGTGGAACATCTGGAAGAGAGAGCTGAGGATGTGGCATCCTTATACAGTGGTCTTCACCTTCCTGCCA GTGTTGGTGGCGGTTTTTTTCTGAATATATCTTGTTTGCTAGAGTCTCAGAATGAGTTGAACTGCAGCTGGGATGCAACAGTCATCCCTGATGATGCTCAGTATTCCACCTCTGGTTT ACTCTGTGGCATGCAGGAGAACATGGTGGGGTCCTGGAACTGTACTACATACCGCCTGGGAAACCTCACAGGATGTCAGGGGAAAACAAAGGATGTCAGGGTCACTGAAGATCAAGACCAAGACCATTTCCAAATAATTATACGTGTCAATGTGTCTCTCAGTGGATTCTGGTATATCCACACTGAAACATTTGAGAGCGAGATTATTG AAAAACCGGATCCACCAAAGATTGCAAATGCCTCTTTCAAAGGGCTGTCAGGAAATTGCAGCTTGGAAATCCAGTGGGTTGAAGCATTGACACCCCATTGCCTCATCCATGAGATCAAGATATATGATGAG GTTATAACCCTCAACATAATCCTCAAAGGAGTTAAGAAGTTTAGTCACCTTGAGCCAAACATAGACCGGACCAGAAAATACACTGTATGGATGAGAGTGGCCTCGTTATGCACGATGGGTGAAAAATCCGGTCCCTGGAGTGATTGGACTAAACCAATGG TGGTGGGACCAGACAAGGAACCTCAACCTGAATATAGCACCGTGATGATTCTGGCCATTGTCCTCGGACTACCCATGATTCTCTTGGTCTTCCTGCTTGTTTTCTGTAAACTGCAGAG GATTGTATGTCAACCAATTCCAAGACCTGCCAATCGAGTCAAAATTATTCTGGAGAAAGATTATGGCATCCAG TCAGAGCCGGAAAAACAAGCTGAGGAGTTCTTCATTGAGCATGTGACTGAAATGGATGTAAAATAA